The genome window GGATGGGTTTTCGATAAAATTGCAGATTGATTCTGTTCAGCTATCCTTTTCAAATAATCAGGAAAACTTCTAGTCTGATAACCCAATTGAGATGCTAGATAAATTGCAGACTCGTCTGCGTCCCATTCAGTTCGCTCATCCCTACCTCTTTCAAAGAATTCATTTTCCAATTCGGATAGTGCCTCAGATGTAGCATTGGTAACAACTTCGCCTCCCGAGGAGGCAAGTAATGAAGACAGCACTTCAAGAAATAAATTATTATCTTGAAATTTGCCATGATGATTCAAGACGATATGTGATATTTCATGAGCTAGCACATTCGCAAGTTCTGATTCAGACTCCATGACCCGTATCGATCCCTTGGTAAGAAATACAAAACCTCCAGGGCATGCAAAAGCGTTAATCTCATCTGTATCCAAAATTCCAAAACGAAAGCTTAGATCAGTTCGTGACGATACACTAGACAACTCATGTCCGATTTCATTTATATATTTTGTATTCTCTTCACTTCGCACTAGACCGTATTTACTAATCAATTTTGCGGCAAGGCTTCTTCCCATCTTGACTTCCAACTTCGTTGTCGCAGGAATTTCGTCTTGGAAAAAGCTAAGAAATTTGTTACTATTTTCAGAATCAGAATTCACTTCTATATCAGAGTTTTTATCTGTAGGTGAATCCAATCTTCCTATTTTTTCTAACCAACGCAGACTATCAAAATCATAATCGTTAGATGCTCCGCGAATTCTTAATTTTTCGGTTTCAGAAAGCCCACGAGCAGCAGCTGTTTTGGTAAAATCAGATGCTCTCTGTCTTGCTTGCAAGCTCTCACTCGGTGCATTGCTTGCACCCAATTTCATCTGCTTTCCCGGTGGAAATGTGGATAAAAATAATTTAGAAATCCATCCTGTTTTATCAGAATGTCGAACTTGAACAAATAATCCTGATTCACCAAGAGAACGAACACTTGCTCCCATTTCAATCGGTGAACTAGCAGCATCCATTTTAGGATTAGCCAGTAGCTTTGCCTTAGGACTCTGTACATAGTAAACCGTATCGGCATAGATAAAATTGCCAATCGAAGTACATATTATATATCCAATCAAAAAAGACCAGAATGATAAATAATTTATTTTACGAAAAAAGCTAATCATATCCGTTCTGCAAGGAATTACATACCCAAAAAAGAATACAATTTATTTCTAATTTGTTTCAAATAATTCACATGTTTATTTTTATCATTCCGTCAATTTATTTTTGCACTTTAACCATTCATCTTGACAAGAAACTTCGCTTAGTAATTTTTTGTGGAATATGTTGTCCCGATTCTTAATAATTTTTTGCCTAATTTTATTGTCCTTTGCGTGCAAGGCAGAAAAGGATTCTAGCAATGATCCAGCTCAGCTTTTATTGAGATTTCTAGTTCGGAATGTAACAAAATCAGTTATAGATCCTGAGTTACCAAGCAATGTTTCGGTCGCTGTCCCAAGATCGATTCGTAAAACATCTGATGGATCAGGCTTTGCTGTACGAAATAATTTGGCGCCAAAAGACTTTAACTCATTGAGATCAGAGGGAGGAACTGGAGTTGGAATATTACAGGATGCAACGACCGTAATATCGGCGATCTTGCAAGATTCTAAGAGAGATCTAATTCTTATTTCTTCCGTCTATGGTCGAGCAAAAGCTGCTCCTGGATCTTGTATTCCTGGTGGTGCAACAAATATTACAATATCTGATGAAGTCATTGCAGAAATTATCGAAGGCCTTAAGAGAATTGGACTTTCCGATACAGAAGCAAGTGCTGACCTTGTTCGATTGCAAAACTTGGGTGTCGCACCTAGGGTTGGACAGTCTGTCCCCTCACCCGCAATTGTTTACAAACCTTCATCAGATAAAGCCTACGATCATGAAGTATACTTTAGCTTTAGTGACACAATTTCTGCACCTAAAACTTGTCCAACGAATATAAATGAAAAAAATGCATTTGAGAAAAATTTAAAATGGAAGAATGATAAGTCTCAAGTATTTAGTTCTGTTCAGAAAACTCTTCGATTCTTGACAGTAACTGTAAATATCGATGCGTCCATAACTTATTTTACCGAAGCAGGCAAAAAAGACCGAACAATCTTAGTAACCAAACAAACGACAAAATTTAGTCCTACAAGTTCCAATGAAGTATCGAAACGTCTCACTGTAGAAGAATGCTTGGCCGATACAGAAGAAAATTCTGACAACTGTATATCTTTAAGTTACAAGGCTCGTGATCGCAGATCTGCATCTCTTACTATACAAACTGATGTTATTGGCAAAACAGGAAACAATGGTGGATTGGTGAATACCAAAATATCACCAGGATTGACTGCTGCTGGACCAAAAATTGAGATCGATGAATATTTCAACGCTGATGGAGTAGTCGATTGGATTGAATACTACGAAGATGATGGTAGCGGTCTAGAATTAGTCAATGGCTTTGGAACTTTAGATGGAGTTGAATACTCTTTCGATAAGGACAATTTGTTCGAGGAATTTGTAGAACTCATAGTAGATTTCGGATGTGTTGGCAGTTGTATTGCAGAGAGTGCACCAGAGGACTATTCTGCAGAAGATTACTTTGTTTTAGCATTTGATGGTGAAGATCCCAATGAAGACGAAGAATTTATATGGGGATACGGCTACTATTTCGACGATAACACGAGTGGTGACTACGACGATATCAATGAGATCTATATAGAATATTGGGGTGAAGAAGAAGACGTTCCTTCTGTTCGCGTCTGGCGATGGTTATATGACGAAGTAGAAGAAAAAGATTACTATATTCTTCTCGATGATACAGTCTCTGTTTTTTAATTTTATGTCAAAAATTTATAATACTTCTAAATCCAATGAGGATCAATCATTGTTTCAAGCAACTTATAATTACTTTAGAAATTCCTTTCATCAAAATATAAGATTTTCCTTATTGATTGTGATCGTGCTTTTTTCAAATATTGCGGTATTTGCATCAGAACCTTTTAATAATATAAACGGCTTTTATGGTGAAAGATCTGCTGGACTATCTGGAGCCTTTACAGCAATATCGGACGATCCGTCCGGTGCATACTACAATCCAGCTGGACTTGCTTTCGCTTATCAAGATGGATTTTCTATCTCGGCTAGTAATTTCAAAACAGCGGATCGGAAATATCTTAACATTGATACTCCAGGGCAAGTCTACACCCAATCGCACCAAGGTTTCGATCCGAACTTTGTTGGGATTCTCAAAAGTTTCGACTCATGGAAATTTGGCTTCTCTATTGTAAACACATACAACTTAAACTATGATAGAACTGACCAAGTAAATTTCCCATTGATTTCACCAACGATCAATCAGACGAGAAACACAGTAAAAGAAAATTCGTCCCAGCTTCTTGTGGGACCAAGTGCTAGCTATTTAATTACGGATAAATTGGCATTTGGTTTTACCCTTTATTATATGCAGGATGTGAGAAAGACGTCCAAGACTCAATTTCAGCAATTTGCCAACAATTCTTATGTTATGCGATCATTCATTGATAACAAACAAGTTTCGGGCTTACTTCCAATTCTCGGACTCCAATACCAAGCTACCGACAAACTTTCTTTAGGAGCAAGTCTAAGGAGAATTTTGGTAACTGGCGGCAATAGATTGTACAATGAAGTCTATACAGATTCCCTTCGAGGAACCGGTCCAAACGCTGTGGATTTTATTGAAGGAACACAGAATATTTTTTCTTCTGTTGAAGCTGGTGTAATTTCTTCTAAACCAAAGCTCATAGGGTCCATTCCCGAGACTACAGAATTGAGATTGGGAGCAGCATTTTTTCCAAGTTCAAAACTTCTAGCATCTTTTGATATAATCTATACCACTGGATTCAAAACGTTCAGAGATCAGAATGAATTCCAGGTATCGGGCTCAAGAATCAATTATATTGTCAACGATAGAGAAATTAGAGAGCTAACTCGCGTCAAAACAATAAACTTTGCATTTGGAACCGAATATTATTTAGCCGATACCTTTGCCGTTTCTTGTGGTTTCTTCACTAACGATTCGAATACAAAACCAATTTCCTGGACGGATTCTGCAATTGATTTAGGTCTGCAAGCATACAATTCCAATCAACTAAGAGCGACTCAAGGAAATGCTAGCCTAACCTACCAGATTCCCCGTAGTGGAACCAATCCCAGAAATGAATATTCGAACAATAGAGGAATTAGCCTTGGAATGTCTTGGGTTACAGCAAAGTCCTCGATATCACTTACGTATATTCGAGAATTCGGAAAAGGCAATTCTCGCATAGATCCCAATTCTTTATCTCAATCGTTTGAATACAGTGCTCAGACTTTGTATGTGATGGTAAGCTCTAGAAATTAAACACCCGAAGATGCTTTATTCAATCGATTGTTGATTGTCTCATTTAGATCACCGGGCATTGGTCTTTCGCAAAAAATCAAATCAATGCCTTGATTATCGCAATCAATCAGAAATTCATATAGAAAGTAAGCGTATTCTGTATTCTGATGTACAACTCGATCAAATTGCGTCGGTTTCGAAATTCGAAAACCAATTTTTGCAACCTTGAAGTGATTTTGGCTGATTGGCAATTCATCTTTATTCTTAGATTTATTAGAATTAATTTCTTTCTCGATTAATTCTTGGAAATCAAAACCTTCAAAAGAATCCACCAAAATCATTTTAGCATTGGGTGAATAATGACGGTATTTTATACCTGGGCTAATCTGAGAATTACTGATTTTTCTAGAAATTTTATCACCTAATACATCTTCAATGACTGTTGCATCAATACTTCCTGGACGAAGAAGTACAATATCTCCAGAAGAAAGATTAATTACGGTAGACTCAAGTCCTAAAGTGGGCGCTGCTGCTTGTAGAATGCAATCTACCTTTCCACTGAATTCACGGATTACATCTTCTTCCCTTGTAAAAGACGGCTTTCCTGAAGGATTTGCGGAAGGTGCAGATATCGGACCTGACTTATTGAGTAATTCCAAAATGCTTGGATGACTAGGAATTCGAACTGCGAGAGTTTCTAAACCATTGCTAAAGATTCGTTCATCTTTTTTCTTTAGGATGATGGTGATTGCACCAGGAGAAAGTTCTTGAAATAGTTTGCGAGCCCGATCGTTCATATGGCAAGCTTTCTCAATTGATTCTATCGAAGGAAAATGCACTATGAGTGGATTATCACTCGGTCTATTTTTTATTTCGTAAATTTTTTTACAGCTTTCAAAATTGTAACTAGAAGCACCAATTCCATAGACTGTTTCTGTTGGAAAAACAACAATGCCCCCACTTAGGATTGTGGAGGCTGCAATTTCTGTGGAATCGGTTAGAATTGTATCTATGCTATTCGTAGATAATATCCTCTTTTAGAGGTTTATAATCTTTTTTAATATTCGGAGTTGGTGTTGGTAGAGTATTTGGATCGGTTGTTGGATTTTTTTCTAACTTTGGATCATTTAACAATCGATTGACTCTATTTTCCGCATCCTTTGACGGAGCAACAATCTGTGGTTCCAAATTTTCCTCGCTCACCAGTTTCTTTGTGATTGTAGTTTCAACGATATTTTTGTTTGGAACTTCATCTACTATTTCCGCTAAAGGTTTGGTTGTGCTTTTAGTTTCTTTGGCAACAACAGGTGAATGAGTTGGATAGGATTGAACTGTTTTAGTTTTTTCCGTTTTGCTAGTATTTACTACAGGAAGTTTTGCTTCTTGTTTTTTTACTGCTGCCGTTGAAACATCTTTCTTCAAACCTCGAGCAGGTAAATCTTCAATCGATTTTTCCGGTGCAATCTTCTCATTGTCATACAAATCATGAGCAACTTCAATCTTTGGTAGCTTATTCGTTACAAGCAGTTCTAGATATTGATTGATTTCTGGATCGTTATCCGATATCAACTGCCAAAATGAGAATCCAGCGACTTCGTATTTGCGAAGCAAATTCATTTTCTCTTCAAAAGCTTTTCTATTCATGTAAAAGGCTACTCGATCACAACCACCAGAAGAATACCAAAGAGTTGGATCTTCATAGATTTTATTGTCATGAACCCAAGAAAATTTATTTAGGTTTGTCCATGAACCAGATTTGTTACTTTTTTCAAGAATACTATTGATGTTAGTTGGTTGATGAATAGTCGGATTCAATTCTTTGATTCTTCGAACATCAGAATAATACACAGATTTGGCAGGAGCCTTGCAATTCAATGCCCAGTCATATCCATAGGTAGGAATCGCCATATAGAGTTTTTCTTTAGGAACTCTTTTCTTCGCATAACGAATAATTTCTTTTAACCAAGTATTTGGTGCTTGGGGGCCTGGACCGGGATTGTGGTATTTTCTCGGGTGCAATTCATACGCCATAATCTTGAGGCGATCTACATGCTTAGCAAGAAATTCATAATCATGTGTCATTGGACCGCGCCAATTTTCTTTGAAATCAACTACAATATCGTTCTTAAGTCCTTTGCATTTGGTAAGCTTGCCTTTAGGATTGGGAGTCTTAGGATGAACAGCAACAGACAATAATTTATTTCTCTTCTTCAATTCCTTGGAAAGAAGAACTACAAATTCCTCAAATTTCTCTTTTTTATCGCAACTCATTCCTTCGTAATCGATATCGATTCCGTCGTAATCATAGGTCATCACTTCATCTACGATGATTTGGATATGTTTGTCACGAATGTCAGAGCGACCGTTCATTCCAATATTTTCAGAGATTTTTTCCTTAGGATTCTCCCAACGAAATATTGTTGGAATGATCTTTACATGAGGATTCAAAGCACGCAATTCAGCAATTCTTTCTCGTTTGGAAGTAGAACTCCAGGAATTTGCAAGCTCTCCTGTATTCGTCAATCCACCTTTCATTGAATAGATAAAAGGATGAATCTCGTCATAAAGAAGCACATATTTTTTCATTGCTTCGTAGTCCGAAAACCAGGTAGAAGAACGAATGGGCTTGTTGTCTACATCTGCTCGGGTAAGAATTCCTGAGTTGGATTTCGTTTCTTCCTTCTTATCACTGGAAAAAATTTCTTCCAAAACATTTTTGAATACAAAACTTTCTCTTTCTTCTTTAGTAAAACTGTCGTTGCCTTCAGTACTATCGTTATCAGCTTGGAATGCACGAATAACGCCTTCACCCATAGAAGCTTGATTGAGATTTGTGTTTGGTTTTTCTTCATCCCAATCAATCAAACCCATTCCAAGGTAGAAAGATAGAAGACATAAGAATAACCAAGAGGAAAATATAAAATAGTATTTCCAAGAGATTGAGTTTTTTTGGGTTTTGAATTTACCCTCGATAGGATTTTTTTCCGACATAAACCGTGCCTAATTTGTATTCTAATATAATATCGAAGCTTTGTTGATTAAATTCCAGTAATAAAACTTATTTATCTTCGTTTTTCTACTTTGCCAAAGTAACCCCAAGAAGAAAGTAAAAAATCATGACGTTGACCAAACCCTTCAAACTCTTCCTAATTTTAAATAGTATATTTTTAACATTTCTTTTGATGGCAGAAGTAATCGGTGCAAAACTATTTACCTTCGCAGGATTCACAATGACACTTGGTGTTATACCATTTCCCGTAACTTTTATCATCACGGATTTACTCAATGAATACTATGGCAGACGTGGAGTAAGGCTTACAACACTACTTGGAATGGCGATGGTTGTTCTTGCTTACTTTCTAATATTGATTGGAATTGTTATTCCCGCGATGCCAGACTCGCCAGTAACAGATGAAGCATTCGAACAAGTATTTTTTAACTCAAGTCTTGTGATCATCGGATCAATCACAGCTTACTTGATTGGTCAGTTGATAGATATACAAATCTTTCATTATATCCGAATGAAGACAAAAGGCAAACATGTATGGCTTCGTGCAACAGGATCGACAATTATTTCGCAATTAATAGACTCATTTGTCGTAATATTTATTGCCTTCGGTAAATATCTTCCTTATGAAAAATTGGTAGATATTGCATCAACCAATTTTGTCTACAAATTGGGTATCGCCGTTTTGATCACGCCATTGATATACCTAGCTCACAATCGAATTGATTGGTATCTAGGAGAAGATGCAAACCACCTCAAACGAGAAGCAATGCTTTCGAAAAAAGCTGATTCATCCAAATGAAAATAGATGAAGATAACGAATTCCCACTCCCTTTTTGGTTTGTAACACTGTGTTTTTTTAAGAATATTTGGAGGTTTTTGCAAAAGTTACGTAGATCATCATCTAAAACGATGCCAATAAATAATTTACAAACTCTTCCTTTGAATATCGGCCATCGTGGCGCAAAAGCCGTTTTACCTGAGAATTCGATGGAAGGATTTCGATATGCTAAGGAATTTGCCGATGGTTTTGAGCTAGATACACAACTCTGTGCTACGGGTGAACCGGTTGTTTTGCATGATTCAACCTTAGATAGAACGACCAACCATAAGGGCAAAATTCTAAACATAAAATCATCTGAATTAGAAACAATACTTCTAACGAATCGAGAAAGACTTCCTTTGTTAATAGAAGTAATCTCAGATTTTCACAAATCCACTTTGATAAATGTGGAAATCAAAAAAGAATCCACTGTTGAACTTACTAAAAAATCTGCCAAAAATATAGCGGGAATTCTCAATTTGTATCCAGGCAATATCGTAGTATCCTCCTTTTCACCTTTGGCAATTTATTATTTCCATAAGTATTCGAAGAAGATAGCAACCGCGCAGTTGATTGCCGATCTCAAACAAACTGGAAGAAAGAAACTTTTGAATTCTCTATTTTTTGCATCCGCGAATGGATCTTCGACTGTCGTTTGGGAGAAATCGATTGCATTGAATGATTTTCCAAGAAATCAAAAAACCAAACAACTTGGATACAAAATCTGGGTCTATACGTCCAATTCTGAAGATGAATGGAAGACTCTCACCGAACAAAAAATAGATGCAATCATTACCGATGATCCAAAGAAACTTAAGACTTTTCTGACCACTGTGAAAGTTTAGGACGTAGTACAAGGAGAATTATTCCTGCAATCATTGCGAGAACTACAAATACTCCAAAGAAAGTATCCATTCCTATCTCATTTGCAATTCCAGAAAATACGCCACCTGCATAATGAGCGATTGCATTGGATAGAAACCACATTCCCATAAGCAATCCACCCAATCGAGGTGGCGACATGCTCGAAACCATAGAAAGTCCAACGGGTGATA of Leptospira sp. GIMC2001 contains these proteins:
- a CDS encoding M48 family metalloprotease — its product is MISFFRKINYLSFWSFLIGYIICTSIGNFIYADTVYYVQSPKAKLLANPKMDAASSPIEMGASVRSLGESGLFVQVRHSDKTGWISKLFLSTFPPGKQMKLGASNAPSESLQARQRASDFTKTAAARGLSETEKLRIRGASNDYDFDSLRWLEKIGRLDSPTDKNSDIEVNSDSENSNKFLSFFQDEIPATTKLEVKMGRSLAAKLISKYGLVRSEENTKYINEIGHELSSVSSRTDLSFRFGILDTDEINAFACPGGFVFLTKGSIRVMESESELANVLAHEISHIVLNHHGKFQDNNLFLEVLSSLLASSGGEVVTNATSEALSELENEFFERGRDERTEWDADESAIYLASQLGYQTRSFPDYLKRIAEQNQSAILSKTHPSAFQRTKKLEKAFISLLGYDVSRLDNTNFNKLKNNL
- a CDS encoding OmpP1/FadL family transporter, yielding MSKIYNTSKSNEDQSLFQATYNYFRNSFHQNIRFSLLIVIVLFSNIAVFASEPFNNINGFYGERSAGLSGAFTAISDDPSGAYYNPAGLAFAYQDGFSISASNFKTADRKYLNIDTPGQVYTQSHQGFDPNFVGILKSFDSWKFGFSIVNTYNLNYDRTDQVNFPLISPTINQTRNTVKENSSQLLVGPSASYLITDKLAFGFTLYYMQDVRKTSKTQFQQFANNSYVMRSFIDNKQVSGLLPILGLQYQATDKLSLGASLRRILVTGGNRLYNEVYTDSLRGTGPNAVDFIEGTQNIFSSVEAGVISSKPKLIGSIPETTELRLGAAFFPSSKLLASFDIIYTTGFKTFRDQNEFQVSGSRINYIVNDREIRELTRVKTINFAFGTEYYLADTFAVSCGFFTNDSNTKPISWTDSAIDLGLQAYNSNQLRATQGNASLTYQIPRSGTNPRNEYSNNRGISLGMSWVTAKSSISLTYIREFGKGNSRIDPNSLSQSFEYSAQTLYVMVSSRN
- a CDS encoding L-threonylcarbamoyladenylate synthase translates to MLSTNSIDTILTDSTEIAASTILSGGIVVFPTETVYGIGASSYNFESCKKIYEIKNRPSDNPLIVHFPSIESIEKACHMNDRARKLFQELSPGAITIILKKKDERIFSNGLETLAVRIPSHPSILELLNKSGPISAPSANPSGKPSFTREEDVIREFSGKVDCILQAAAPTLGLESTVINLSSGDIVLLRPGSIDATVIEDVLGDKISRKISNSQISPGIKYRHYSPNAKMILVDSFEGFDFQELIEKEINSNKSKNKDELPISQNHFKVAKIGFRISKPTQFDRVVHQNTEYAYFLYEFLIDCDNQGIDLIFCERPMPGDLNETINNRLNKASSGV
- a CDS encoding queuosine precursor transporter is translated as MTLTKPFKLFLILNSIFLTFLLMAEVIGAKLFTFAGFTMTLGVIPFPVTFIITDLLNEYYGRRGVRLTTLLGMAMVVLAYFLILIGIVIPAMPDSPVTDEAFEQVFFNSSLVIIGSITAYLIGQLIDIQIFHYIRMKTKGKHVWLRATGSTIISQLIDSFVVIFIAFGKYLPYEKLVDIASTNFVYKLGIAVLITPLIYLAHNRIDWYLGEDANHLKREAMLSKKADSSK
- a CDS encoding glycerophosphodiester phosphodiesterase, with product MQKLRRSSSKTMPINNLQTLPLNIGHRGAKAVLPENSMEGFRYAKEFADGFELDTQLCATGEPVVLHDSTLDRTTNHKGKILNIKSSELETILLTNRERLPLLIEVISDFHKSTLINVEIKKESTVELTKKSAKNIAGILNLYPGNIVVSSFSPLAIYYFHKYSKKIATAQLIADLKQTGRKKLLNSLFFASANGSSTVVWEKSIALNDFPRNQKTKQLGYKIWVYTSNSEDEWKTLTEQKIDAIITDDPKKLKTFLTTVKV